The Quercus lobata isolate SW786 chromosome 4, ValleyOak3.0 Primary Assembly, whole genome shotgun sequence genome segment CTCTATCTTTAAAAAGCATATTAACAATTGCTGGTAATGACATGAGTGTGCTGATCGGACTTGATTTGTCATGTAAAAGCACCTTCCCAGACTTAGATCAGTTCTCTCCCTCTGCCTCTGACACCATTGTCTCTACAAGAGTGGTCATGTGCTGAGCCTTTTGAGCTGTCTTAAGTTTGAGAGAGAACAAAGAACCAAAAGCAGCAACCTGTCCTTTGGAGAGGACTTAACATCTTCCCGTTCACCAAAActtcccaaaactcaaaaagagAGAGTCTAAGCAAGTCCCTGTCCAGACATGAGCAGTGAGTTTCAACTGCTATTAGCAGGTATTGAAGCAGCACTAGCTTTGAACCGCCCCAGTGTCTTACCTAAGATTAAATAGCATGCCATATTGCCTATCAGCaaaatgaatgagaaaatagGCAAATTGATTGTTCTTGGGTAACCAATGGTACAGAGCATATCAGCAAACCATCTAATTTGTGTATCTAGTTCAGAAATTTGAAATCATGCAAACACAAATTaagctaattttatttttctagtacCTGTAGAAGCCTCCAAGGTGAATCAGGCCAGCGAATGGGATCAGCAACCTGAACAGAAGAAATGGTTCCCACAAACCAACTTATCCGTGATGAATCCTTGGTTTCAAAAGCCATCTTGAACCTCATTCCCGAACACCACTGGATCTGAAATGCTGCTTTAACCATCGCAGCAGTCACACAAAACTCCGGCATGCTGGCACGAGGATGGTAAACAACCTCAAATGGCTGTCCATTAGCAGCAAGTGTTGCTGCTTCAATAACCGATTCAGCCCTCACTTTCCCTCTCCCCATCACACCACCATTTCCATTCCCATTCCCAATTGAGCTCCCATTACCCCCATTTCTCATTAATTTGTTCTCATCATCTCTCAAAAAAGCCGAAACAACTGAAAATGACACTGCAATAGAAAAGGCAACTGAATGAGAATCTCTTAGTTCATAAGAATTTAATTGTAGCAAGACCCAAAATATTTAACAGCATCTCTTTCACAAAAGTGtaccaaaaatatttatattactACAAAGGTTTACTTCGatatttattaaacaaattaaaagaaTTCTGAGCCtcattctaaatatttttaagttttatctataattcaaaaaaataaaaataaaaaagaagactgtGGAATCATGATGATTGGGCCATGTGATACctttataaacataaaaaacGTATTAAACACAATATgaataaatttaagaaatatgtTGTATGAGTATGAGGTTTAAATTTATGTTGCCAAATCAAATACAAGTTTAATTTTGATAGAGGCTAGCTAGTCATTcccatttaaaaaatgatttttttggaaTACGAAAATAACAAAGAGAACTGCAACACTGGCTGCGATGGTTCGTGGGaataaacaaaattcagaattaAACAGAGGAAAGTACCAATTAGTGCAGAAACAAATACCTTATGATGACTTATGTGATGACTTCATTGTCAATCCTTATGATGGGGATATGAGAAATTTTGCGccattcttttcctttctttatccGATACCGTTTTTCGAGCAAAGGACACTTATTAATATCTAGAATTGAAAGGGAGGCGGGAAAGTCCTCTTCTGGTAAGCACTGGAGGTTATAGCAGCACCAAATCAACAACTCTTTAAGCGAGGAAAGGTGTTGAAATCCCTTCCCATTGAGTGATGTCAGATTCGGAAATGTAATGTTGAGGCGGAGAAGAGAAGGGGGCAACAACGCCGCCTCTGGAAAGGAACCCACTTCTCTACTGTGATACcgaatttgaatttctttgagAGAGTGAAGACTCTGTAAACCCCACTCCATGCgtttgagagagagtttgtcGCAGCAACCGATTTCAAGTATTTGTAAATTAGAGGGCAAACCCCCTTCAGAAAATGATTctagttctggacagaaccacaACTTCAAATATAGAAGAGATGGGAGGAGGGTGTGCATACCTTCAGCAAGTGACTTTAACTTTTTACAGTCAGAAATAGAAATATGTGTCAAATTTGGGGCGCACAATCCCCCGCTGGGAAAGGATACAAAATTAGGGCACTCATAGATGTTCAATTTAGTGAGAGAAGTTAGAGCCAAGAGAGATTTATCTGATGTCGAAAGATATTCAAGATTATAAGAATCCCGAATTTCGATAGATttgagttttgggaaaaacTCTAATGGTAAAGACCAAAGTGAACCAGGGCCTTTATTTACCTTCAAGCTCTTAATTGATGGATAGTAATGGCTCCCGGGCAATTGAAGTACTCCATTGATTTGAAGTGTTTTTAAAGTAGTGGGTAGACCACCTTAAGGGAGAGTTGTATTGCATCCTCCAATTGTGAGACTTCGCAGCTTAGGTGATAATTCCTTCGACACCACCTTATCACAATTCGACAAGGCCAATTCATGGAGATCCCAAGGACAAGCTGGGGACAATGTCTAATTTCAATTACACTTAAAGAGGGAAGTAAACTGGGCAGATCCCTTGTTAGCTTGGGAAGTAAACAATTTCTCTACCAATTAGTTCTATATCTAAATTTTCCCTCGACTTTCCATTTTTAAATGCATGCTTTGCAAATAACAACCAACATTCTTCTTCTGGCAATTGCATTAGATGATGAATTGAAATTGGGTGCACAATTGAAGCAACTTTTTCACTTCTTGTTGTAATAATGATTTTGATCTCTTGTGCCCCACATCTAAACATTGTAACTAAATCATCCCAAGCAATATATTCCTCATTCCAAACATCATCTAAAACGAGGAGAAACTTCTTTCCCTTTAAGCTCTCTCTTATTCTAAATTGTAACAAATTCAAGCTATGAATGTCACAGTTAGACAAAGTGACCTCttcaaaaatagtttttgttattctaaaaccatcaaatgtgtctgaaacacaaacccatgctTTGAGATCAAAATTCTCCTTTACTCGGTTGTCATTATATACAAGCCGAGCAAGGGTTGTTTTACCTACCCCACCCATGCCCACTATAGGAACAACAAATATCTCATCACCATTTGCATTATCTAATTGCAACTTCTTAAATATCTCCTCCTTATCAATATCTCTACCGTACACACTATATTCTTCAGGACAAGAAGTTGTTAATTGTCGTGGTCGTAGTGGTACTCCACCGGCAACCTCTTTCAGATTATGGACCTTCTTTTGTTCTATGAGTATTTGTAATATACCTAGAACGTTTTCTAGCTTTGATTGTATCTTTTTGTCAAATAAAGTAGAGACAAAGCGCCATACCTTTTTAGTGCGAGTTTGAAGTTTAGCTTCTGACTTGGATCGTAAGGcttcagttttaatctcatccAGAAGGTCATCTGCAACATAAACAGCATCTTTAAGCTCGTCCAGCCATTTTTTCACAGCTGAGTTTGTAAATTGCTTCTCCTCTGCATCAATGAGCACTGAGTTAGCAGATAACAGCACAAACTCCAAGTTTTGTAGCAATTTCTGGTTGAGTTTCCTTCCCTTGAAGTAGTCTATGACCTCATGAGAGGCCAGTCTATCAAGTGCCACCTGAATAATTGAAGTGGCAAGTGCTTGTCCCAGTAAGACAGCCATGGTCTCTTGTTGctaaaagaaggaaataaaaaggcCAAAGGGAAGCAATTGCAATTTAGGCAGAAAACCAGAGGATAATGGTTTGCAAAGTGAgataaataatgaataaagcTTCATGCACAAACTCTTTTACAGACTTTATTTTGGTTCTTTGAGTGTTCTACTCAGAAAGGACTTGCGTAGAACTCAAGCAATAaagcccttttttttaatgggaatatAGCTGGAAGATGGGGGCCGATACTTGCGAAACAGTGTAAGGTATATAGCTGCTGTCTAACTTTGAAccttgcttttgttttttgggaaaCTTCATTCCACAGGG includes the following:
- the LOC115986921 gene encoding auxin response factor 8-like isoform X2; translated protein: MRNGGNGSSIGNGNGNGGVMGRGKVRAESVIEAATLAANGQPFEVVYHPRASMPEFCVTAAMVKAAFQIQWCSGMRFKMAFETKDSSRISWFVGTISSVQVADPIRWPDSPWRLLQMVC
- the LOC115986921 gene encoding auxin response factor 8-like isoform X1; its protein translation is MRNGGNGSSIGNGNGNGGVMGRGKVRAESVIEAATLAANGQPFEVVYHPRASMPEFCVTAAMVKAAFQIQWCSGMRFKMAFETKDSSRISWFVGTISSVQVADPIRWPDSPWRLLQVFRHKMCEC
- the LOC115984639 gene encoding putative disease resistance protein RGA3; this translates as MGGVGKTTLARLVYNDNRVKENFDLKAWVCVSDTFDGFRITKTIFEEVTLSNCDIHSLNLLQFRIRESLKGKKFLLVLDDVWNEEYIAWDDLVTMFRCGAQEIKIIITTRSEKVASIVHPISIHHLMQLPEEECWLLFAKHAFKNGKSRENLDIELIGREIVYFPS